The Flavobacterium faecale genome has a segment encoding these proteins:
- a CDS encoding sulfatase family protein: MNKILVDFRIFTLVAIACFSITKIAAQKKPNIVVIMSDDIGVGDIGYYHKQLTGKEPIVPTPNIDKLVDLGMQFSDAHSPASLCAPTRFSMMTGNLPYRNTNSPWGVWGPDRDAGIEPHFTTVARIAKKGGYSTAFFGKWGLGGDWDSRPAAISGYQKNDKGAPYYGFEYSVALPEGIQNVPYAYYENGNFMKIKENSTLTKIAFSQTMLTKEVKKEKGGSPGDSNWDPSLAGSILTSKAVNYINQQARTKKPFYLYYCSQAVHSPHVPPVELNGKKIAGATLGTHGDMIVELDVQVGMLLAALKENGLYENTLFVFTSDNGGLNDDKALVKAGHNSSNQYRGKKASIYEGGHRVPFIAVWPGKIKPKTQSDVPIYGLDMVATIATIIGVPLDKTKVLDSANLLPILTKGDKKPLHKYLIHGSQALDGPFYALREGDWKLIMKGESMKVLGELTPIELYNLKDNVTEDGAKNLINNPEQANRIKSMKATYLEVRKNGASTLY; the protein is encoded by the coding sequence ATGAATAAGATTCTCGTTGATTTTCGAATATTCACCTTGGTTGCAATAGCTTGTTTTTCGATCACAAAGATTGCAGCCCAAAAGAAGCCGAATATTGTAGTGATTATGTCTGATGACATAGGAGTGGGAGATATTGGTTATTATCACAAGCAACTAACAGGTAAAGAGCCTATAGTGCCTACACCTAATATTGATAAATTAGTTGATCTTGGAATGCAATTTTCCGATGCGCATTCACCAGCATCCTTATGTGCTCCAACACGTTTTTCAATGATGACAGGGAATCTACCATATAGAAATACGAATAGCCCCTGGGGGGTTTGGGGACCTGACCGAGATGCAGGTATTGAACCTCATTTTACAACCGTAGCGAGGATTGCTAAAAAAGGAGGGTATAGTACTGCTTTCTTTGGAAAATGGGGACTTGGAGGCGATTGGGATAGTCGTCCTGCAGCCATTTCTGGATATCAAAAAAATGATAAAGGAGCGCCATACTATGGTTTTGAATATTCGGTGGCTTTGCCAGAAGGGATTCAGAATGTTCCTTATGCTTATTACGAAAATGGAAATTTCATGAAGATAAAGGAAAATTCAACCTTGACAAAAATTGCATTTTCACAAACTATGCTTACGAAAGAGGTTAAAAAGGAAAAGGGAGGAAGTCCAGGTGATTCAAATTGGGATCCATCTTTGGCGGGTTCTATCTTAACATCTAAAGCGGTCAATTATATAAATCAACAAGCGCGTACAAAGAAACCTTTTTATTTGTATTACTGCAGTCAGGCTGTTCATTCACCGCATGTACCTCCAGTAGAATTGAATGGAAAAAAAATTGCTGGTGCAACATTAGGAACACATGGTGATATGATTGTTGAATTGGATGTTCAAGTAGGCATGTTGTTAGCTGCCTTAAAAGAAAATGGACTTTATGAAAATACATTATTTGTTTTTACCTCTGATAATGGTGGTTTAAATGACGATAAAGCACTAGTGAAGGCAGGTCATAATTCAAGTAATCAATATAGAGGAAAAAAGGCATCCATTTATGAAGGGGGTCATCGCGTTCCATTTATTGCTGTTTGGCCTGGTAAGATTAAACCTAAAACGCAATCGGATGTTCCAATTTATGGTCTTGATATGGTGGCTACAATTGCTACTATTATAGGTGTGCCTTTGGATAAAACAAAAGTACTTGATTCAGCAAACCTATTGCCGATTTTAACAAAAGGAGACAAGAAGCCACTTCACAAATACCTGATACATGGATCGCAAGCACTTGACGGACCCTTTTATGCTTTAAGAGAAGGGGATTGGAAATTAATTATGAAAGGAGAAAGTATGAAGGTGTTAGGAGAACTTACTCCAATAGAATTGTACAATCTTAAAGATAATGTTACAGAAGATGGCGCAAAAAATTTGATTAATAATCCAGAACAAGCCAATCGAATTAAGTCGATGAAAGCCACCTATTTAGAAGTTCGAAAAAATGGTGCGTCTACTTTATATTAA